One genomic region from Equus asinus isolate D_3611 breed Donkey chromosome 8, EquAss-T2T_v2, whole genome shotgun sequence encodes:
- the LOC106843501 gene encoding olfactory receptor 12D2-like has protein sequence MLNQTSVTEFLLLGVTDIQVLQTFLFVVFLTIYFVSVTGNGIILMVVISDAKLHSPMYFFLGNLSCLDICYSTVTLPKMLENFLSTHKAISFLGCISQLHFFHFLGSTEAMLLAVMAFDCFVAICKPLHYPLIMNHQLCTQMAIIIWIIGFFHALLHSIMTSRLIFCGSNHIHHFFCDVKPLLELVCGNVELNQWLLNTVTGTIGMGPFLITLISYFYIILYLFFKTHSCSILHKALSTCASHFMVVILFYAPVVFIYIRPASGSSMDQDRVIAIMYSVVTLVLNPLIYTLRNKEVKGALSRVIRRL, from the coding sequence aTGCTGAATCAAACCTCAGTCACTGAATTTCTCCTCTTGGGAgtaacagacatccaagtactgCAGACTTTTCTCTTCGTGGTTTTCCTCACAATTTATTTTGTCAGTGTGACTGGGAATGGAATCATCCTGATGGTTGTCATCTCTGATGCAAAACTCCATTCACCTATGTATTTCTTCCTGGGAAATCTGTCATGTCTAGATATCTGCTATTCCACAGTTACACTGCCAAAGATGCTGGAGAACTTCCTCTCTACACACAAAGCAATTTCTTTCTTGGGGTGTATCAGCCAGCTCCACTTCTTCCACTTTCTGGGTAGCACCGAGGCCATGTTGTTGGCTGTGATGGCCTTTGACTGCTTTGTGGCTATCTGTAAACCACTTCATTACCCTCTAATCATGAATCATCAGCTCTGTACCCAGATGGCTATCATTATCTGGATCATTGGTTTTTTCCATGCCCTGCTGCACTCCATAATGACCTCTCGCTTGATCTTCTGTGGTTCCAACCATATCCATCACTTCTTCTGTGATGTTAAGCCATTGCTGGAGTTGGTATGTGGGAACGTTGAACTCAACCAGTGGCTGCTCAATACTGTCACAGGGACGATTGGCATGGGCCCATTCTTAATAACACTTATCTCTTATTTCTACATTATCCTCTATCTTTTCTTCAAGACCCATTCTTGCAGCATCCTTCATAAAGCACTGTCCACTTGTGCCTCTCATTTCATGGTAGTTATTCTTTTCTATGCTCCTGTTGTCTTTATTTACATTCGTCCTGCTTCAGGCAGCTCCATGGACCAGGACAGGGTCATTGCCATCATGTACAGTGTGGTCACTCTTGTACTAAATCCACTGATCTATACTTTGAGGAACAAGGAAGTAAAGGGAGCCTTGAGTAGAGTGATCAGGAGGCTCTGA
- the LOC106843455 gene encoding olfactory receptor 6N2-like — protein sequence MHQKPRVIWNYNCSAQYSFFFSLAGTELFILTTMAFDRYAVICQPLHYPLLLSRQSCGILAGVSWSVGFLCPTFLSFLLAQVSFCIPNQINHFCDADQIFCLSCTDTYAIPVVGYAFSTVIILGALVFTMASYAQILATNLAMVSTAAQYKAFSTCKADLSVVTISFGTLIFMHVHPAIKYEPNIKKIVAIFYSVITPLFNPLIYILHNKDVKEALKFLVS from the coding sequence ATGCACCAGAAACCAAGAGTCATATGGAACTACAACTGCAGTGCCCAGTACTCCTTCTTCTTCTCATTGGCTGGCACTGAGCTCTTCATCCTTACCACCATGGCCTTTGACCGCTATGCTGTCATCTGCCAACCACTCCACTACCCACTGCTACTCAGCCGCCAATCATGTGGTATTCTGGCTGGGGTTTCCTGGTCTGTGGGATTTCTCTGCCCCACGTTCCTCTCATTCCTTCTTGCACAAGTCTCCTTCTGTATTCCCAACCAGATCAACCACTTCTGTGATGCTGATCAGATTTTCTGCCTTTCCTGCACAGACACATATGCCATCCCAGTAGTGGGCTATGCTTTTAGCACTGTCATTATCTTAGGAGCCCTGGTCTTTACCATGGCTTCCTATGCCCAAATCTTGGCCACAAATCTAGCCATGGTTTCCACTGCTGCCCAATACAAGGCTTTTTCCACATGCAAAGCTGACCTTTCTGTGGTGACTATCTCCTTTGGCACTCTCATCTTCATGCATGTCCACCCAGCAATAAAATATGAACCAAATATCAAAAAGATTGTGGCTATCTTCTACTCAGTCATCACTCCACTTTTCAATCCTCTCATCTATATACTCCACaacaaggatgtgaaagaagCTCTGAAGTTCTTAGTGTCCTAG
- the LOC106843456 gene encoding olfactory receptor 1f45-like, whose amino-acid sequence MNCSKNPDFILLGLFRDPEKQQFLFGLFLALYLLSLLGNLLFLLAIFADIHLHTPMYFFLSQLSLVDVCLTSTTVPKILEDLWTNNRFISFTGCLAQLYFFVVFANMDNLLLTAMAIDRYAAICRPLHYPLLMTPCRCGLLVGGSWGVAYSDSLIQTLLLTRLSFYTNQEIPHFFCDFYPLLRLSCSDTHLNEDLMMVLTALLGISPLLCIVSSYAHIFHAVARVPSTQGKKKALATCSSHLSMVILFYSTVFATYLKPTSTSRSSGELVSAVMYTLVTPTLNPFIYSLRNKDVKSSLKSVLGMESSWD is encoded by the coding sequence ATGAACTGCAGCAAGAACCCTGACTTCATCCTCTTGGGGCTGTTCCGTGACCCAGAGAAACAGCAGTTCCTCTTTGGTCTCTTCTTGGCCCTCTACTTGCTGAGTCTCCTGGGAAACTTGCTATTTCTCCTAGCTATTTTTGCAGACATCCAtctccacactcccatgtacttcttcctcagccAGCTCTCCCTGGTGGATGTCTGCCTTACTTCCACCACAGTCCCCAAAATACTTGAAGATTTATGGACCAACAACAGATTCATCTCTTTCACTGGATGTCTAGCCCAattatatttctttgttgtttttgctaATATGGACAATCTGCTTTTGACTGCCATGGCTATTGACCGCTACGCTGCCATCTGCCGTCCTCTGCACTATCCACTGCTAATGACTCCTTGCAGATGTGGGCTGCTGGTGGGTGGGTCATGGGGAGTGGCATACTCTGACTCTTTGATTCAAACCTTGTTGCTAACCCGACTATCCTTCTATACTAATCAAGAGATTCCTcactttttttgtgatttttacccACTGTTACGGCTTTCCTGCTCTGATACTCACCTCAATGAGGACCTGATGATGGTTCTGACAGCACTTTTAGGAATCAGTCCTCTCCTCTGCATTGTAAGCTCTTATGCCCATATTTTCCATGCTGTAGCTAGGGTTCCATCAACTCAGGGGAAAAAGAAAGCCCTGGCCACATGTAGCTCCCACCTCTCCATGGTCATCCTCTTCTACAGCACAGTCTTTGCCACATACCTGAAGCCCACATCAACTTCTCGCTCCTCTGGGGAGCTGGTTTCTGCTGTCATGTATACCCTGGTAACTCCCACACTCAACCCTTTTATTTATAGTCTGAGAAATAAGGATGTAAAAAGTTCACTAAAAAGTGTTCTGGGCATGGAGAGTTCTTGGGATTAG